Below is a genomic region from Pseudomonadota bacterium.
GCGATCTGGCTCTCAACCGATCGGCCGTTTTGGTCTCAACGCTCATCAACGCCTCCCCGTGCCCCGTGATAGCAAGCGACGCCACATCTGGAGAGATCCGCCAAATGCCAAGGTGACGCTTGCCGTTTGCTTCGTAAGTGTAGCTCCAATGGCCCATTACGAACTTGCCGCGATGATGCAGCTCAAGCAAAGCGTCGGAGCGATGGATCAGCCAGTAGACCAGCAGGATCAGGACCCGGAAAAGACCAACGCGTGTGAAGACGTAATCAGCCATCTGACCTGCGCCTGGAAGTCATCGACGTTGGAGCGCAGATCGCCGAGCGCCATGATCTAGGAAATCGTGACCAGCAGAGTAGGGATGTTCACCTTTTCAAGGATGTTCATACCCGTCGTGCCTCGGTGCTGTCGGAGGGGCTCTCGCGGGGATGAAGGGCGGCGCATCAGATTGATGCGCCGCCTTTTCGGAAACGTCGACCTACACTGGCTGGGACTGGCTGTGGGTCATCCACACAAGCCCAAAGAGAAGCAGCGCAGCGGACGCGGCACTGGCGAAGGTCCGGACCGTGTTCCAGAACGTCCACCTCGGCACATAGGTCTGGAGCCAGTAATCGCGCGTGGTGCGCGATGACATCTCCATACCCGCAAGGGCCTCGTTCATTGGCACGTTGAAGAAGACGGTGACCCCGAAGGTGCCGACCAAATAGACCAGCCCGGCCATCATGATCAGCGTTCCCGCGGGGCCGGAGACGCCGAATGCGCCATAGCCCACGACGACCAGGGAAACGGCTGCCATACCGAGGAACAGCGCCATGAACACCCAGCGGAACACC
It encodes:
- a CDS encoding anthrone oxygenase family protein; its protein translation is VFRWVFMALFLGMAAVSLVVVGYGAFGVSGPAGTLIMMAGLVYLVGTFGVTVFFNVPMNEALAGMEMSSRTTRDYWLQTYVPRWTFWNTVRTFASAASAALLLFGLVWMTHSQSQPV